A section of the Symphalangus syndactylus isolate Jambi chromosome 19, NHGRI_mSymSyn1-v2.1_pri, whole genome shotgun sequence genome encodes:
- the BSND gene encoding barttin yields MADEKTFRIGFIVLGLFLLALGTFLMSHDRPQVYGTFYAMGSVMVIGGIVWSMCQCYPKITFVPADSDFQGILSPKAMGLLENGLAAEMKSPSPQPPYVRLWEEAAYDQSLPDFSHIQMKVISYSEDPRSLLAPEMGQPKLGTSDGGEGGPGDVQAWMEAAVVIHRGSDESEGERCLIQSWPGPPACPQGPAPLASFQDDLDMDSSEGSSPSASPRDGEEACSPQQEPQGCRCLLDRFQDFALIDAPTLEDEPEEGQQWEIALPNNWQWYPRTKVEEKEASDTGGEEPEEEEEDLYYGLPDGPGDPLPDKELGFEPDAQGRDGCAL; encoded by the exons ATGGCTGATGAGAAGACCTTCCGGATTGGCTTCATCGTGCTGGGGCTTTTCCTGCTGGCCCTTGGTACATTCCTCATGAGCCATGATCGGCCCCAGGTCTACGGCACCTTCTATGCCATGGGCAGCGTCATGGTGATTGGGGGCATCGTCTGGAGCATGTGCCAGTGCTACCCCAAG ATCACCTTTGTCCCTGCTGACTCTGACTTCCAAGGCATCCTCTCCCCAAAGGCGATGGGCCTGCTGGAGAATGGGCTTGCTGCCGAGATGAAGAG CCCCAGTCCCCAGCCGCCCTATGTAAGGCTGTGGGAGGAAGCTGCCTATGACCAGAGCCTGCCTGACTTTAGCCACATCCAGATGAAAGTCATCAGCTACAGCGAGGACCCCCGCTCGTTGCTGGCCCCTGAGATGGGGCAGCCGAAGCTGGGAACCAGTGATGGAGGAGAAGGTGGCCCTGGCGACGTTCAGGCCTGGATGGAGGCCGCTGTGGTCATCCACAGGGGCTCAGATGAGAGTGAAGGGGAAAGATGTCTAATTCAGAGCTGGCCTGG CCCCCCGGCCTGTCCCCAGGGCCCTGCCCCCTTGGCTTCCTTCCAAGATGACCTGGACATGGACTCCAGtgaaggcagcagccccagcgcATCTCCACGTGACGGGGAGGAAGCTTGTTCCCCACAACAGGAACCTCAGGGCTGCAGGTGCCTGCTGGACCGCTTCCAAGACTTTGCCCTGATTGATGCCCCAACGTTGGAGGATGAGCCCGAAGAGGGGCAGCAGTGGGAAATAGCCCTGCCCAACAACTGGCAGTGGTACCCAAGGACAAAGGTGGAGGAGAAGGAGGCTTCGGACACAGGTGGGGAGGAacctgaggaggaagaggaagacctGTACTATGGGCTGCCAGATGGCCCCGGGGACCCCCTCCCGGACAAGGAACTGGGTTTTGAGCCTGACGCCCAGGGCCGAGATGGTTGTGCTCTGTAG
- the TMEM61 gene encoding transmembrane protein 61, whose product MALPQMCDRSHMASTLRYCMTVSGTVVLVAGTLCFAWWSEGDASAQPGQLAPPTEYPVPEGPSPLLRSVSFVCCGAGGLLLLIGLLWSVKASTPGPPRWDPYHLSRDLYYLTVESSEKESCRTPKVVDIPTYEEAVSFPVAEGPPTPPAYPTEEALEPSASRDALLSTQPPWPPPSYESISLALDIVSAETTPSATCSCSGLVQTAWGGSQRLLAGPESRDKNAVPSPDSYAVPGTQ is encoded by the exons ATGTGTGACAGGAGCCACATGGCCTCCACCCTCCGCTATTGCATGACAGTCAGTGGCACAGTGGTTCTGGTGGCCGGGACACTCTGCTTCGCTTGGTGGAGCGAAGGGGATGCAAGCGCCCAGCCTGGCCAGCTGGCCCCACCCACGGAGTATCCGGTGCCCGAGGGCCCCAGCCCCCTGCTCAGGTCCGTCAGCTTCGTCTGCTGCGGTGCAGGTGGCCTGCTGCTGCTCATTGGCCTGCTGTGGTCCGTCAAGGCCAGCACCCCTGGGCCACCTCGATGGGACCCCTACCACCTCTCCAGAGACCTGTACTACCTCACTGTGGAGTCCTCAGAGAAGGAGAGCTGCAG GACCCCCAAAGTGGTTGACATCCCCACTTACGAGGAAGCCGTGAGCTTCCCAGTGGCCGAGGGGCCCCCAACACCACCTGCATACCCTACGGAGGAAGCCCTGGAGCCAAGTGCATCGAGGGATGCCCTGCTCAGCACGCAGCccccctggcctccacccagctATGAGAGCATCAGCCTTGCTCTTGATATCGTTTCTGCAGAGACGACACCGAGTGCCACATGCTCCTGCTCAGGCCTGGTTCAGACTGCATGGGGAGGAAGTCAAAGGCTCCTAGCAGGCCCTGAATCCAGAGACAAAAATGCTGTGCCTTCTCCAGACTCTTATGCAGTGCCTgggacacagtag